The Amphiprion ocellaris isolate individual 3 ecotype Okinawa chromosome 6, ASM2253959v1, whole genome shotgun sequence genome contains a region encoding:
- the grk5l gene encoding G protein-coupled receptor kinase 5 isoform X2 encodes MELENIVANTVLLKAREGGGGKRKGRSKKWKEILRFPHISQCTELGSSIDRDYVSICEKQPIGRLLFRLYCETRPKLQRCIQLLDAMDDYEVTPDDKRKSRGDQIIKTFLSKQSPQRVDIAEVFADQCRENLELSPCKEIFSNCRKAVHDYLSGAPFLDYQNCMYFDRFLQWKMLERQPITKDTFRQYRVLGKGGFGEVCACQVRATGKMYACKKLEKKRIKKRKGESMALNEKQILEKVNSRFVVSLAYAYETKDALCLVLTIMNGGDLKFHIYNMGTPGFEKDRVQFYAAQICCGLEHLHRESIVYRDLKPENILLDDNGHIRISDLGLAIKVPDGELIRGRVGTVGYMAPEVINNEKYGMSPDWWGLGCLVYEMTAGRSPFRARKERVKREEVERRVQEEEEEYNDKFTEDAKAICRMLLTKDPKQRLGCKADGAAGVKAHSFFKNINFKRMEAGIVDPPFVPDPRAVYCKDVLDIEQFSTVKGVNLDQTDNDFYSKFATGSVSIPWQNEMIETECFRDLNVFGPQGTRPPDLDWNQPPEPPRRSLLDRIFRRHHPEVSISNSRVQSSSVNSVDSMSNSAP; translated from the exons GTGGAGGAGGAAAGCGGAAAGGAAGGAGCAAAAAATGGAAGGAGATCCTTCGCTTTCCCCATATAAGCCAGTGTACTGAACTGGGAAGCAGCATCG ACAGGGACTATGTCAGCATCTGTGAGAAACAGCCTATCGGACGGCTTCTCTTCCGTCTTTACTGTGAGACAAGACCTAAACTGCAACGATGCATCCAGCTACTGGACGCGATg gaCGACTATGAGGTGACACCTgatgataaaagaaaaagcagagggGACCAGATCATCAAGACCTTTCTCTCTAAACAA TCACCTCAGCGTGTAGACATAGCGGAGGTTTTTGCAGACCAGTGCAGAGAGAACCTCGAGCTCAGTCCATGTAAGGAGATCTTCAGCAACTGCCGCAA GGCCGTCCATGACTACCTGAGCGGAGCGCCGTTCTTGGACTACCAGAACTGCATGTACTTTGATCGCTTTCTGCAGTGGAAGATGCTGGAaag GCAACCAATCACTAAAGACACATTCAGACAGTACCGAGTGCTGGGGAAGGGGGGATTCGGAGAG GTGTGCGCCTGCCAGGTCAGAGCGACGGGGAAGATGTACGCCTGCAAGAAGCTGGAGAAGAAGAGGATCAAGAAGAGGAAAGGAGAGTCCATGGCTCTCAACGAGAAGCAGATTTTAGAAAAAGTCAACAGTAGATTTGTT GTGAGCTTAGCGTACGCGTACGAGACCAAAGACGCTCTGTGTCTGGTGCTGACCATCATGAATGGCGGCGACCTGAAGTTTCACATCTACAACATGGGCACGCCGGGCTTCGAGAAAGACAGGGTCCAGTTTTACGCGGCTCAAATCTGCTGTGGACTCGAGCATTTGCACAGGGAATCTATTGTCTACAG AGATTTGAAACCGGAGAACATCCTGTTAGATGACAATG GACACATTCGTATTTCTGACTTGGGGCTGGCCATCAAAGTGCCTGACGGAGAGCTCATCAGAGGCAGGGTGGGGACTGTAGGCTACATGG CTCCAGAGGTAATAAACAATGAAAAGTACGGCATGAGTCCTGACTGGTGGGGACTGGGCTGCCTTGTTTACGAGATGACGGCCGGGCGATCGCCCTTCCGCGCCCGCAAAGAGCGAGTCAAgcgggaggaggtggagaggagggtgcaggaggaagaggaggagtacaACGACAAGTTTACGGAGGACGCCAAGGCCATCTGTAGAATG CTGCTCACCAAAGACCCTAAGCAGAGGCTGGGGTGCAAGGCGGACGGAGCAGCGGGCGTCAAGGCCCACTCGTTCTTCAAAAACATCAACTTCAAGAGGATGGAGGCTGGAATAGTGGATCCTCCCTTTGTACCTGAT CCTCGGGCAGTGTACTGTAAGGATGTTTTGGACATAGAGCAGTTCTCCACAGTTAAGGGAGTAAATTTGGACCAAACTGACAACGACTTCTACTCCAAATTTGCTACAGGCAGCGTTTCCATCCCATGGCAGAATGAG ATGATAGAAACCGAGTGTTTCAGAGATTTGAATGTGTTCGGGCCTCAAGGGACGAGACCCCCAGATTTGGACTGGAATCAGCCGCCGGAGCCGCCCAGACGCAGCCTGCTGGACAGGATCTTCAGGAGGCAT cACCCAGAGGTGTCTATTTCCAACAGCCGTGTGCAGTCTTCCAGTGTAAACTCTGTGGACTCCATGTCCAACTCTGCCCCCTAG
- the grk5l gene encoding G protein-coupled receptor kinase 5 isoform X1, translating into MELENIVANTVLLKAREGGGGKRKGRSKKWKEILRFPHISQCTELGSSIDRDYVSICEKQPIGRLLFRLYCETRPKLQRCIQLLDAMDDYEVTPDDKRKSRGDQIIKTFLSKQSPQRVDIAEVFADQCRENLELSPCKEIFSNCRKAVHDYLSGAPFLDYQNCMYFDRFLQWKMLERQPITKDTFRQYRVLGKGGFGEVCACQVRATGKMYACKKLEKKRIKKRKGESMALNEKQILEKVNSRFVVSLAYAYETKDALCLVLTIMNGGDLKFHIYNMGTPGFEKDRVQFYAAQICCGLEHLHRESIVYRDLKPENILLDDNGHIRISDLGLAIKVPDGELIRGRVGTVGYMAPEVINNEKYGMSPDWWGLGCLVYEMTAGRSPFRARKERVKREEVERRVQEEEEEYNDKFTEDAKAICRMLLTKDPKQRLGCKADGAAGVKAHSFFKNINFKRMEAGIVDPPFVPDPRAVYCKDVLDIEQFSTVKGVNLDQTDNDFYSKFATGSVSIPWQNEMIETECFRDLNVFGPQGTRPPDLDWNQPPEPPRRSLLDRIFRRHLSLSLPLLQHPEVSISNSRVQSSSVNSVDSMSNSAP; encoded by the exons GTGGAGGAGGAAAGCGGAAAGGAAGGAGCAAAAAATGGAAGGAGATCCTTCGCTTTCCCCATATAAGCCAGTGTACTGAACTGGGAAGCAGCATCG ACAGGGACTATGTCAGCATCTGTGAGAAACAGCCTATCGGACGGCTTCTCTTCCGTCTTTACTGTGAGACAAGACCTAAACTGCAACGATGCATCCAGCTACTGGACGCGATg gaCGACTATGAGGTGACACCTgatgataaaagaaaaagcagagggGACCAGATCATCAAGACCTTTCTCTCTAAACAA TCACCTCAGCGTGTAGACATAGCGGAGGTTTTTGCAGACCAGTGCAGAGAGAACCTCGAGCTCAGTCCATGTAAGGAGATCTTCAGCAACTGCCGCAA GGCCGTCCATGACTACCTGAGCGGAGCGCCGTTCTTGGACTACCAGAACTGCATGTACTTTGATCGCTTTCTGCAGTGGAAGATGCTGGAaag GCAACCAATCACTAAAGACACATTCAGACAGTACCGAGTGCTGGGGAAGGGGGGATTCGGAGAG GTGTGCGCCTGCCAGGTCAGAGCGACGGGGAAGATGTACGCCTGCAAGAAGCTGGAGAAGAAGAGGATCAAGAAGAGGAAAGGAGAGTCCATGGCTCTCAACGAGAAGCAGATTTTAGAAAAAGTCAACAGTAGATTTGTT GTGAGCTTAGCGTACGCGTACGAGACCAAAGACGCTCTGTGTCTGGTGCTGACCATCATGAATGGCGGCGACCTGAAGTTTCACATCTACAACATGGGCACGCCGGGCTTCGAGAAAGACAGGGTCCAGTTTTACGCGGCTCAAATCTGCTGTGGACTCGAGCATTTGCACAGGGAATCTATTGTCTACAG AGATTTGAAACCGGAGAACATCCTGTTAGATGACAATG GACACATTCGTATTTCTGACTTGGGGCTGGCCATCAAAGTGCCTGACGGAGAGCTCATCAGAGGCAGGGTGGGGACTGTAGGCTACATGG CTCCAGAGGTAATAAACAATGAAAAGTACGGCATGAGTCCTGACTGGTGGGGACTGGGCTGCCTTGTTTACGAGATGACGGCCGGGCGATCGCCCTTCCGCGCCCGCAAAGAGCGAGTCAAgcgggaggaggtggagaggagggtgcaggaggaagaggaggagtacaACGACAAGTTTACGGAGGACGCCAAGGCCATCTGTAGAATG CTGCTCACCAAAGACCCTAAGCAGAGGCTGGGGTGCAAGGCGGACGGAGCAGCGGGCGTCAAGGCCCACTCGTTCTTCAAAAACATCAACTTCAAGAGGATGGAGGCTGGAATAGTGGATCCTCCCTTTGTACCTGAT CCTCGGGCAGTGTACTGTAAGGATGTTTTGGACATAGAGCAGTTCTCCACAGTTAAGGGAGTAAATTTGGACCAAACTGACAACGACTTCTACTCCAAATTTGCTACAGGCAGCGTTTCCATCCCATGGCAGAATGAG ATGATAGAAACCGAGTGTTTCAGAGATTTGAATGTGTTCGGGCCTCAAGGGACGAGACCCCCAGATTTGGACTGGAATCAGCCGCCGGAGCCGCCCAGACGCAGCCTGCTGGACAGGATCTTCAGGAGGCAT ctctccctctctcttcctctgctgcagcACCCAGAGGTGTCTATTTCCAACAGCCGTGTGCAGTCTTCCAGTGTAAACTCTGTGGACTCCATGTCCAACTCTGCCCCCTAG
- the grk5l gene encoding G protein-coupled receptor kinase 5 isoform X3: MDDYEVTPDDKRKSRGDQIIKTFLSKQSPQRVDIAEVFADQCRENLELSPCKEIFSNCRKAVHDYLSGAPFLDYQNCMYFDRFLQWKMLERQPITKDTFRQYRVLGKGGFGEVCACQVRATGKMYACKKLEKKRIKKRKGESMALNEKQILEKVNSRFVVSLAYAYETKDALCLVLTIMNGGDLKFHIYNMGTPGFEKDRVQFYAAQICCGLEHLHRESIVYRDLKPENILLDDNGHIRISDLGLAIKVPDGELIRGRVGTVGYMAPEVINNEKYGMSPDWWGLGCLVYEMTAGRSPFRARKERVKREEVERRVQEEEEEYNDKFTEDAKAICRMLLTKDPKQRLGCKADGAAGVKAHSFFKNINFKRMEAGIVDPPFVPDPRAVYCKDVLDIEQFSTVKGVNLDQTDNDFYSKFATGSVSIPWQNEMIETECFRDLNVFGPQGTRPPDLDWNQPPEPPRRSLLDRIFRRHLSLSLPLLQHPEVSISNSRVQSSSVNSVDSMSNSAP, encoded by the exons ATg gaCGACTATGAGGTGACACCTgatgataaaagaaaaagcagagggGACCAGATCATCAAGACCTTTCTCTCTAAACAA TCACCTCAGCGTGTAGACATAGCGGAGGTTTTTGCAGACCAGTGCAGAGAGAACCTCGAGCTCAGTCCATGTAAGGAGATCTTCAGCAACTGCCGCAA GGCCGTCCATGACTACCTGAGCGGAGCGCCGTTCTTGGACTACCAGAACTGCATGTACTTTGATCGCTTTCTGCAGTGGAAGATGCTGGAaag GCAACCAATCACTAAAGACACATTCAGACAGTACCGAGTGCTGGGGAAGGGGGGATTCGGAGAG GTGTGCGCCTGCCAGGTCAGAGCGACGGGGAAGATGTACGCCTGCAAGAAGCTGGAGAAGAAGAGGATCAAGAAGAGGAAAGGAGAGTCCATGGCTCTCAACGAGAAGCAGATTTTAGAAAAAGTCAACAGTAGATTTGTT GTGAGCTTAGCGTACGCGTACGAGACCAAAGACGCTCTGTGTCTGGTGCTGACCATCATGAATGGCGGCGACCTGAAGTTTCACATCTACAACATGGGCACGCCGGGCTTCGAGAAAGACAGGGTCCAGTTTTACGCGGCTCAAATCTGCTGTGGACTCGAGCATTTGCACAGGGAATCTATTGTCTACAG AGATTTGAAACCGGAGAACATCCTGTTAGATGACAATG GACACATTCGTATTTCTGACTTGGGGCTGGCCATCAAAGTGCCTGACGGAGAGCTCATCAGAGGCAGGGTGGGGACTGTAGGCTACATGG CTCCAGAGGTAATAAACAATGAAAAGTACGGCATGAGTCCTGACTGGTGGGGACTGGGCTGCCTTGTTTACGAGATGACGGCCGGGCGATCGCCCTTCCGCGCCCGCAAAGAGCGAGTCAAgcgggaggaggtggagaggagggtgcaggaggaagaggaggagtacaACGACAAGTTTACGGAGGACGCCAAGGCCATCTGTAGAATG CTGCTCACCAAAGACCCTAAGCAGAGGCTGGGGTGCAAGGCGGACGGAGCAGCGGGCGTCAAGGCCCACTCGTTCTTCAAAAACATCAACTTCAAGAGGATGGAGGCTGGAATAGTGGATCCTCCCTTTGTACCTGAT CCTCGGGCAGTGTACTGTAAGGATGTTTTGGACATAGAGCAGTTCTCCACAGTTAAGGGAGTAAATTTGGACCAAACTGACAACGACTTCTACTCCAAATTTGCTACAGGCAGCGTTTCCATCCCATGGCAGAATGAG ATGATAGAAACCGAGTGTTTCAGAGATTTGAATGTGTTCGGGCCTCAAGGGACGAGACCCCCAGATTTGGACTGGAATCAGCCGCCGGAGCCGCCCAGACGCAGCCTGCTGGACAGGATCTTCAGGAGGCAT ctctccctctctcttcctctgctgcagcACCCAGAGGTGTCTATTTCCAACAGCCGTGTGCAGTCTTCCAGTGTAAACTCTGTGGACTCCATGTCCAACTCTGCCCCCTAG